In Aulosira sp. FACHB-615, the genomic window GGTGCGAAAGTTATTTGTTTATCCCCATACTCCCCCGATTTTAATCCAATTGAATTATGGTGGTCACAACTTAAATCTTTTTTACGCAATTTTGCTCCAACTACAACAGAAATGGTTGATAAACTAATCTCAGTTGCACTCGACTTAATAAATCCTCAACATTTAAGAAACTGGTTTGCTAGTTGCTGCTACTGTACCTCATAACAGCCG contains:
- a CDS encoding transposase gives rise to the protein GAKVICLSPYSPDFNPIELWWSQLKSFLRNFAPTTTEMVDKLISVALDLINPQHLRNWFASCCYCTS